The nucleotide window CCAATGCTTCAATCTGTACACGCTCGGACTCATTCACCCAGGGAGCGTCATGAAAGTGTACGGTGAGGATCAAGTTGCGCTCATGCAATACCTGATTGTGTTTTAAATTATGGAGCAAGGCTTGGGGAACTGTGGTTGGATCAGCCACCATGTAAATGGCGGTGCGCGCCGCGCGCTGGATCTCAGCAGGACGTAGCGTTTGCAAAAACGGTTTCAATTCCACGCCATCGCTGTGGATGGATTGCATCACAATAACGCGGCCACGCTGCCAGGTGCTCATCACTAAAAATAACAAGGCGGCAACCAATAACGAAAACCAACCTCCATCAAAAAATTTCAGCGCACAACCTGCGATCAGGAAAATATCCACCGCCAGAAAAAATACCGTTGCGCCCAACGCAATAGGCAAGGGTAATTTCCAGCGGCCACGCACGACAAAAAACGTTAGCAGCGTGGTGGTCGCCATGGTGACGGTGACGGCAATACCGTAAGCACCGGCAAGACCAGAAGAACTACCAAAAAATAAAACGACGGCGATCACACCGGCCAACAACATCCAATTCACCGCAGGCATATAAATTTGCCCGGCCTCGCGTGCAGAGGTGTGCTGCACGGCCATGCGCGGTAAAAAGCCCAACTGGATAGCTTGGCGCGTCATAGAATAAGCACCGGAAATAACGGCTTGCGATGCAATAATGGCTGCGAGTGTTGCAATGATCAACGCAGGCCAAATTAACGTTTGTGGAAACAATTTATAAAATGGATTGGCAATAGCCGAGGGATCTGCCAGCAGTAACGCGCCCTGCCCCATGTAATTAAGTGCGAGTGATGGAAATACCAAAAATGTCCACGCCAGTTGGATAGGCTTGCGGCCAAAATGCCCCATATCGGCATAAAGCGCTTCTGCACCCGTCAACGCCAGCACAATCGCACCCACAGCTGCAAAAACCAACCAGCCGCGGCCACTCATAAATTGCCAAGCCTCCAATGGATTTAATGCAGCGAGAATTGCCGGTTGCGCAATAATGTGCGCAACACCGGATATCGCCAACATTGAAAACCACACAGTGACAATCGGCCCAAACACTTTTCCCATTGCACCGGTTCCAAAACGCTGCACCAAAAACAAACTGACTAAAATGGCCAAGGTTATCGGCACCACTAATGGTTTAAGCGCTGGCGTTGCGACCTCTAATCCCTCCATTGCACCCAGCACAGAAATCGCCGGTGTAATAATGCTATCGCCATAAAACAGCGTTGCGCCAAATAAACCGATCAACAGAATCCAGCGACGTAATGAAGAATGTTTTTGCGCTGTTTGTGCAGCGAGTGCGGTCAACGCGAGTGAACCACCTTCACCACGATTATCAGCACGTAAAATTAACAACACATACTTGAGCGTTACCACCAACATCAACGCCCAAAAAATGGTGGAAACAGCACCGACAATATGCGTTGCATCTAAAGGAATACCGGTTGCCGGTGAAAAAATTTCCTTCACCGTGTAAAGCGGACTCGTGCCGATATCACCATACACAACACCGATTGCAGCGAGCGTCAGTGCCGCAAGACTTTGCTTCGCCGGAGAGAGCTTGGCAGGAGAGTGTTTTTGCGGATGACTTTTTTCCGCGACATGCGCTGCGTCGGTTTTTACGATGGATGAAGCAGCGCCTGATGGTGCAGAATCTGATGAAGTTAAATCTGGTGAAGGGAAATCTGGTGAAGTGGAATTTGATGGAACTGTCATAACAACTACCTGTGCAATGAAAACACACGCAGTATGTGCAACCCGACATCAGGATCGCATAAGTATGCAGTGAATCACTCTGCGCAGGTGTTATCCAACACGCGATAACCGATTCCGGGTTCGGTCAGCAAAAATTCAGGGCGCGCGGGATTTCGCTCCAGCTTTGCGCGCAATTGCCCCATATACAAACGCAAGTAATGGGTGTGGTCCGAGTATTCCTGCCCCCACACATCCACTAATAAATGCCGATGGCTGACCACTTGTCCGGCACTGCGTACCAAGCGTGCAAGCAAATGAAATTCCGTCGGTGTGAGATGAACAGCCTTGCCTTTTTTACTCACCTTATGACTGACCAGATCGACGTACACATCAGCATATTCGTAACGTGTAATCGCCGGACGCAGATGCGCGCCGCGATGCCGCATCGCCACACGGATGCGCGCTAACAATTCACCGACACTGAATGGTTTTACCAAATAATCATCCGCGCCAGCATCCAACAATTGAATTTTTTGTCCATCCGTTTCACGCGCCGAAACAATAATCACCGGCATGTTTTGACGGCGGCGCAAACGATTAAGAAACTCGCTGCCGTCACCATCTGGCAACCCAAGATCCAACAAAATTAAATCAAAGGCTTGGGTTTTATATTCGCCATCCACCTGTGTTTGTATATAGATTGCGCTAGCTTCCGACAAACTGGCAGCAGTGATAACCTCATAACCTTCAAGCATTAACGCTGAGCGCAGCGTCGCGCAAAGTTCACGGTCATCTTCTACCAACAACAAACGCAAACTCATCAAACTTCTCCAGATATTGCAGGTTGAGTATGTACCGGTAAGCGGCA belongs to Cellvibrio sp. pealriver and includes:
- a CDS encoding potassium transporter Kup, producing the protein MTVPSNSTSPDFPSPDLTSSDSAPSGAASSIVKTDAAHVAEKSHPQKHSPAKLSPAKQSLAALTLAAIGVVYGDIGTSPLYTVKEIFSPATGIPLDATHIVGAVSTIFWALMLVVTLKYVLLILRADNRGEGGSLALTALAAQTAQKHSSLRRWILLIGLFGATLFYGDSIITPAISVLGAMEGLEVATPALKPLVVPITLAILVSLFLVQRFGTGAMGKVFGPIVTVWFSMLAISGVAHIIAQPAILAALNPLEAWQFMSGRGWLVFAAVGAIVLALTGAEALYADMGHFGRKPIQLAWTFLVFPSLALNYMGQGALLLADPSAIANPFYKLFPQTLIWPALIIATLAAIIASQAVISGAYSMTRQAIQLGFLPRMAVQHTSAREAGQIYMPAVNWMLLAGVIAVVLFFGSSSGLAGAYGIAVTVTMATTTLLTFFVVRGRWKLPLPIALGATVFFLAVDIFLIAGCALKFFDGGWFSLLVAALLFLVMSTWQRGRVIVMQSIHSDGVELKPFLQTLRPAEIQRAARTAIYMVADPTTVPQALLHNLKHNQVLHERNLILTVHFHDAPWVNESERVQIEALGNSFWRVTLNFGFMDAPDVPRALTLCEQYGLPIPQFQTSYFLSRESIVSTPGGGMAPWRERLFSAMTRNAGGVVEFFRLPDNAVIELGTRVQI
- a CDS encoding response regulator, with translation MSLRLLLVEDDRELCATLRSALMLEGYEVITAASLSEASAIYIQTQVDGEYKTQAFDLILLDLGLPDGDGSEFLNRLRRRQNMPVIIVSARETDGQKIQLLDAGADDYLVKPFSVGELLARIRVAMRHRGAHLRPAITRYEYADVYVDLVSHKVSKKGKAVHLTPTEFHLLARLVRSAGQVVSHRHLLVDVWGQEYSDHTHYLRLYMGQLRAKLERNPARPEFLLTEPGIGYRVLDNTCAE